In the Streptomyces sp. WMMC940 genome, CCTTCAGCGTCACGGTCTTCTTCCACGGGAGCTCGGGCTTCTGCACGGTCTCGATCTTGGGATCCATCGCCGTGCCGCCGTCGGCGTGGTAGTCGATCGAGTCGACGCCCTCACCCGTGACCTCGTACGTGACCTGGTACGTCTCGCTCACCGCCTTGTCGACCTGGTCGACGGCCCGGTCCGCGGCCTCGGAGCAGGCGGTGAGGCCGACGGCGAGGCCGGCTGCGGCGAGTGCGCACACGGCTGTACGGACGCTTCTGTTCATGCGGATCCCCCTGGATC is a window encoding:
- a CDS encoding MmpS family transport accessory protein, with the protein product MNRSVRTAVCALAAAGLAVGLTACSEAADRAVDQVDKAVSETYQVTYEVTGEGVDSIDYHADGGTAMDPKIETVQKPELPWKKTVTLKGIVPPAVMPVAVDAAGAEVTCSITYKGEVIKESKGEGIATAGGCVAVSPIAR